The Candidatus Omnitrophota bacterium DNA segment CGCTTCGGTTTTTTCGATCAAACCCGACCTGAAGGCGGTGAAACTGATCGCTTCGCTTAAAGATAAAAGGGCCGCCACAATGCTCAAGGCTGTCTGTGATCTTTTTGAGAAAGAGGGAATAAAGATCCTTTCTTCCGTCGCTCCGCTTGAAAGCCTGCTTTTCAGAGAGAAAGTCTACACCCGCCGCAAACCCTCCAAAAAAGAGCTCAGCAATATAGCGCTGGCGGAATCTGCGGCGAAACTTATAAGCGGGCTTGATATAGGCCAGACAGCGGTTGTAAAAGAAGGGGTTGTCGTGGCGCTCGAGGCGATGGAAGGCACCGATGCGTGTATTTTGCGCTCGGGAGAACTGGCCGGTGCCGGAACGGTTGTCGTCAAAGCCGCCCGGCCCAAACAGGATACCCGTTTTGATGTGCCTGTGATAGGCCTGCGCACCGTCAAAAAGCTCGTGCGTTCGGGGGCATCCGTTCTTGCCGCCGAGGCGGGGTCGGCGCTTTTTTTCGAACAGGAAGAAAGCGTCGCTCTGGCCGATGAACATCACATTTGTATACTTGGAATAAAGTGAGAGTTTTTATTTCAGCCGGTGATTTTTCAGGCGATGTGTTCGCATCGCGTTTGGCAAAAACATTTATAGGGTCCGGCTGGGATGTCTCCTCTGTCGGCGGAGCGGCTCTGCGGGAGGCCGGCGCGGATATAATAGAGGATGTTTCAGGAAGGAACGCCATAGGATTTATAGAGCCGGTCAGAAATATATTTTTTTTCCGGCGTCTCCTCGGCAGGATCAAAGAATTTTGCAAAAGGGATCGCCCCGACGCGGCGGTTATGGTTGATTTCTGGGGTTTTAATTCACAACTTCTGCCTCTTTTTTCCGCCGCGGGCACGCCGGTGTTTTATTATATCTGTCCCCAGATATGGGCGAGCCGCTTCGGGAGGATAAAAAAAATAAAAAAATATGTCAGTAAAGTTTTTCCTGTTTTTCCTTTTGCGGAAAAAATCTATCTTGAAAATGGGGTGAGCGCTCTTTTTCCGGGTCATCCCCTCGCTCAAATGCTGCCGCCGCCGGCATATAACCCCGAATCGCCCTATATAGGGCTGCTCCCCGGTTCCAGAAAAAGCGAATTGGACAGGCATCTGCCGGTTATGGTCAAGGTTGTAAATCTTCTCGGCAGTGAGGGCAACTTCCGTTTCAAATGTTTTAAGGCCCCGTCTCTTCCCAAAGCGCTTTATGCGTCTTTGCCGAATAACTGCGAGCTTCTTGAAGATAAAGATTATTCCCATCGCCAAAACTTGCGCCTGGCGATATCGTCATCCGGCACAGCGTCTTTTGAGAACGCGATGTTGGGCATCCCGACTTTGATCATGTATAAGACATCGTTTGTCTCTTATTTCATCGCCAAACAGATCGTTAAGACAAGATTCATAGGTATGCCTAATATTCTGGCAGGTAAATCCGTGACGCCTGAGCTGATCCAATCGGCCGCGGCTCCTTTCAGGATCTTACGCGAAGTCAGGGGTATGCTTAAAAAAGATAATTTGCTCGGAATTTCCGCCGAGCTCCTTCAATTGAGGCCGTTGCTCGATAAAAAAAACGCGGAAGAGAATATTGTGGGAGAAATAGAAAAGCTGCTGGCTGTCAGGGGCGGGGGGATTTCGTGAAAACAAAAGATATTATGAAAAGGCTGGCGGTGTATCTTAAACCCTATCGTATCCGCTTTGTTGAAGCCCTCCTGTGCATGATCGTCGTGGCCGCCATTAAAAGCGGACGCGTTTATCTGCTCAAGCCCGGCCTCGATAAACTGATCGAGAGCAGGAACGCCAATCTTGTCATACTTTTTTCAGCGGCGCTGATCGTCCTCACCGTAATCCACGCCGTTTTCTCGTACATACAGAATTATCTTCTCGCCTATATCGGGCAGAGGGTTATAATAGATGTGCGCAATGAAACCTACTCTCACATGCAGAACCTTTCGCTGGATTACTACATTAAGAGGACAACGGGGGCTCTTCTTTCACGGCTCACCAATGACATGATGTATGTGCAGAACGCCATAACCTCCGTGCCTGTCAAGCTGATCAGGGACGGGCTCAGCTGCGCGGGCCTGCTTGTCGTTCTTTTCGCGCTCAACTGGCAGTGGACGCTCGCGTCTTTGATCTTCTTCCCGCTGATCATGTTCCCAATCAAATTTTTTGCGCGGAAAATGAGAAAGACCTCCCGTCAGACACAGGAAAAGATGGCCCAGATATACGCTCTCCTGGCCGAGAGGATAAGCGGCATAAAGGTGACGAAAGCCTTTGCCCGCGAAAAAAGGGAAATTGAAAGAATGGAGGAGAGCAACAAGGATTACTTCAATGTCATCATGCGCCTCCTGCGGGCGGAGACGATGCAGAGGCCGGTGCTGGAGATAATCACTTACACGATATCTCTCGTTATAGGCGCTTATGTTATCAACGCCATCTTCAGGGAAACGGTCAGCGTCGGCACGGCTGTCGCTTATCTGGCGGCTCTCATTAATTTTTACGCGCCCATTAAGAGCCTGGCCGATCTGAACAAGATGCTCCAGTCCTCATTGTCGGCCTCGGAAAGGATCTTCCGCGTTCTTGACGCCGATATAACTGTAAAAGAAAAACCCGGAGCTAAGGATTTCACAGGTCTGAAAAACAGCATCAGCTTTGAGAATGTCTCTTTTTCTTATTTCGCTGATGGCGACGGCGACAGAGCGCTGAAAAACATAAATCTGCAGATAAAAAAAGGTTCTATTTGCGCGCTCGTTGGTTCTTCCGGCGGCGGAAAAACAACAATAGCCAATCTCATACCCCGTTTTTTCGATCCGACAGAGGGGAGGATTGCGATAGACGGCGCGGATATCAGGGATTTTAAACTTGCCCAGATCCGGCGCAGCATAGGAATCGTATCACAGGACATTATGCTGTTCAGGGACAGCGTCAGGAATAACATATCTTACGGAGTCGATAACGCGAGCGAGGAGGATGTTATCCGCGCCGCGAAGCTGGCTAACGCCTATGATTTTATTCGGGAGATGCCGCTGGGTTTTGATACTATCATAGGAGAAAGAGGGGCGACGCTTTCCGGCGGCCAGGCTCAGCGTATATGCATAGCCAGGGCGGTTATTATGGATCCGCCCATCCTTATACTCGACGAAGCGACTTCGGCGCTGGACACGGAATCTGAAATGCAGATCCAGAAAGCTCTTGACGCCATTGTGACCACCAGGACCACGGTTGTCATAGCGCACAGGCTTTCTACCGTGCGCCGGGCGGATAATATAGCGGTGATCTCCTCCGGAGAGGTGGTGGAGAGCGGGCGGCACGATGAACTCCTGAAAAAGAACGGTTATTACAGCCGGCTTTATAACATCCAGTTTAAGATCCAGTGATGAACATTTCGATTCTGCCCGGAAAAATCATTCAGTGCAAAACAGGGGACCTGGCTCAAGCCCTGAACGACGAGGGGAAAAGATGTTTTATAATAGGGCCGAAAGATGTTCATGAAATTCACGGGTCACTGATAAACGGGGCGCTCGGGAAAAGAGCGAAAATATATGCCGGATTCAATGGCGAGTGCTGTGAAACTGAGATCTCCCGGCTCGCTGCCGGGGTAAAGACCCACAAAAGTGATTTTATCTTTGCTTTCGGCGGCGGCAAGGCGATGGACGCTTCCAAAAGTGCAGCCGCAAAAACCGGCTGCCGGCTCGTAGCTGTTCCGACCTCCGGTTCGACCTGCGCGGCTTTCACGCCTCACAGCGTTATTTACGGCGAGCAGGGTAATTTTTTGAAAGAGGACAGACATCTTAAATGCCCCGATACGCTGATTCTCGCGGAGGAGATACTCTGCTCGGCTCCGAGGCGGCTGCTTTTTGCGGGTATCGCGGATGCCTGCGCGAAATATTATGAATTCACATTTAACGGCGGCGCAGACAGCAGTGTGGCCGCGATGGCCCGTGATATGCTGAAACGCTTTTTTATGGGCGTTCCCGCAGTTAAAAATTCCACCGACAGGGGAACGGTTCTTTCGCTGAGCCGTCTTTGTATAATCAACACAGGGCTTATAAGCACGCTGGGCGGCGCCGATTTCAGGGCCAGCACCGCCCACGCTCTGGCAAACGGTTTTACACAGGTTTTTCCCGATTCGCGCGAACTCGCCCGCCCTCTCCACGGCGAACTGGTTGGCGCCGGTATTCTTGCCTGTCTTTTTGTACTGAACCGCATAGATGAACTTGTGATGCTGCGGCAACTTTTTTCCGATTGCGGTATTTTTGAGGAATTCGCCTCCTGCGGGAAATTAGATAAGGACATATTTGAAACCGCCTCACGTTTTGCCGTCAAAAGCGAAGGGCGGTTCAGGGAATTAAAGATAAACGCCTCTGACCTGACCGCCGCGCTCAATTCTGTTAAACTCGACAGCGCCGCTGTCGGGGATATTCATCCGGGAGTGTAACAAAAGCGCCTCATGCGGCGTCTAACATTATGGAAGAGAAAGAATTCATAGAAAGATTAAAAAAGGGGGATGAGGATGCCTACAGGGAGTTTATGGCGCTTTATAAAAACGCTGTTTACCGCATCATCCATTCTTTTTCGGGAATGGCTCCGGAAATTGACGAT contains these protein-coding regions:
- a CDS encoding LpxI family protein, which produces MALIGLIAGEGSFPILVAGHLRKQGYDLKIAAIQNHADGKIEEYASSFIWAHIGELKKTIDFFKSAGVKELILAGRVRHASVFSIKPDLKAVKLIASLKDKRAATMLKAVCDLFEKEGIKILSSVAPLESLLFREKVYTRRKPSKKELSNIALAESAAKLISGLDIGQTAVVKEGVVVALEAMEGTDACILRSGELAGAGTVVVKAARPKQDTRFDVPVIGLRTVKKLVRSGASVLAAEAGSALFFEQEESVALADEHHICILGIK
- a CDS encoding ABC transporter ATP-binding protein — its product is MKTKDIMKRLAVYLKPYRIRFVEALLCMIVVAAIKSGRVYLLKPGLDKLIESRNANLVILFSAALIVLTVIHAVFSYIQNYLLAYIGQRVIIDVRNETYSHMQNLSLDYYIKRTTGALLSRLTNDMMYVQNAITSVPVKLIRDGLSCAGLLVVLFALNWQWTLASLIFFPLIMFPIKFFARKMRKTSRQTQEKMAQIYALLAERISGIKVTKAFAREKREIERMEESNKDYFNVIMRLLRAETMQRPVLEIITYTISLVIGAYVINAIFRETVSVGTAVAYLAALINFYAPIKSLADLNKMLQSSLSASERIFRVLDADITVKEKPGAKDFTGLKNSISFENVSFSYFADGDGDRALKNINLQIKKGSICALVGSSGGGKTTIANLIPRFFDPTEGRIAIDGADIRDFKLAQIRRSIGIVSQDIMLFRDSVRNNISYGVDNASEEDVIRAAKLANAYDFIREMPLGFDTIIGERGATLSGGQAQRICIARAVIMDPPILILDEATSALDTESEMQIQKALDAIVTTRTTVVIAHRLSTVRRADNIAVISSGEVVESGRHDELLKKNGYYSRLYNIQFKIQ
- a CDS encoding iron-containing alcohol dehydrogenase family protein: MNISILPGKIIQCKTGDLAQALNDEGKRCFIIGPKDVHEIHGSLINGALGKRAKIYAGFNGECCETEISRLAAGVKTHKSDFIFAFGGGKAMDASKSAAAKTGCRLVAVPTSGSTCAAFTPHSVIYGEQGNFLKEDRHLKCPDTLILAEEILCSAPRRLLFAGIADACAKYYEFTFNGGADSSVAAMARDMLKRFFMGVPAVKNSTDRGTVLSLSRLCIINTGLISTLGGADFRASTAHALANGFTQVFPDSRELARPLHGELVGAGILACLFVLNRIDELVMLRQLFSDCGIFEEFASCGKLDKDIFETASRFAVKSEGRFRELKINASDLTAALNSVKLDSAAVGDIHPGV